One region of Alcanivorax sediminis genomic DNA includes:
- a CDS encoding acyl-CoA dehydrogenase family protein produces the protein MAKDAVGYALTALNRLASSEVLDKMGMRKSVERLAYTLTKSGFQVITTTARTFKSNKPGSKPERLNAPGHTRDLFDLGITDEQQMIRDSVQAFASEVLRDQAEHADAQQKTSDEVLAQALELGLNFFAVPESLGGAATERSTVTSMLVAEDLAHGDMGQAIAILAPMGVANALTQWGTALQQDKYLSSFAEENPPKAAIAICEPRPLFDPMELKTTARKDGDSYVINGEKSLVPLAAEAELFLIAAQAEDGPAVFIVEGGSEGFTAGEDPSMGIRASAQRPLKLDNVRVPAENRLGNGDFDYRAFVDLGTLGWCALAIGTCQAILDYVGPYCNERSAFGEPISHRQAVAFMIADMAIELDAMRMLTYRAVCRAEQGKSFQRETHLARTLVKDKAMKIGTDGVQLLGGHGFTHEYPVERWYRDLRAVAVAFGGLHL, from the coding sequence ATGGCTAAAGATGCAGTAGGTTATGCGCTCACCGCGCTTAACCGTCTCGCGAGTTCCGAAGTGCTAGACAAGATGGGCATGCGAAAAAGTGTCGAGCGCCTTGCCTACACACTCACCAAGAGCGGCTTTCAGGTCATCACCACCACCGCTCGAACCTTCAAGTCCAACAAGCCGGGCAGCAAACCCGAACGCCTTAATGCGCCCGGCCATACCCGTGACCTGTTTGACCTGGGCATCACGGATGAACAACAGATGATCCGTGACAGTGTTCAGGCCTTCGCCTCAGAAGTGCTACGCGACCAGGCTGAACATGCTGACGCCCAGCAGAAGACCAGTGATGAAGTGCTGGCCCAGGCGCTCGAGCTGGGGCTTAACTTCTTTGCGGTACCGGAGTCCTTGGGCGGCGCGGCTACCGAACGCTCCACTGTCACCAGCATGCTGGTAGCCGAAGACCTCGCTCACGGAGACATGGGCCAGGCCATCGCTATTCTTGCCCCCATGGGGGTAGCAAATGCACTGACCCAGTGGGGCACAGCCCTGCAGCAGGACAAGTACCTGAGCAGTTTTGCCGAAGAAAACCCTCCCAAGGCCGCTATCGCCATCTGCGAACCACGTCCCTTGTTTGATCCCATGGAGCTGAAAACCACCGCCCGCAAGGACGGCGACAGCTATGTGATCAACGGCGAAAAATCCCTGGTGCCCCTTGCCGCCGAAGCTGAGCTGTTCCTGATAGCCGCCCAGGCGGAAGACGGCCCAGCGGTATTCATCGTAGAAGGTGGTAGCGAAGGCTTTACTGCCGGGGAAGATCCTTCCATGGGCATTCGCGCCAGCGCCCAGCGCCCACTCAAACTGGACAATGTGCGCGTACCCGCGGAGAACCGCCTGGGGAACGGTGATTTCGATTATCGCGCCTTTGTCGATCTGGGCACTCTTGGATGGTGCGCCCTTGCCATTGGCACCTGCCAGGCCATTCTGGATTACGTAGGCCCGTACTGTAATGAGCGCTCTGCCTTTGGTGAGCCAATCAGTCATCGTCAGGCCGTGGCATTCATGATCGCGGACATGGCCATCGAGCTGGATGCCATGCGTATGCTCACCTATCGCGCCGTATGTCGCGCTGAGCAGGGCAAGTCGTTTCAGCGTGAAACCCATCTGGCCCGCACTCTGGTGAAAGACAAAGCCATGAAAATTGGTACCGACGGTGTACAGC
- the mnmH gene encoding tRNA 2-selenouridine(34) synthase MnmH produces MRDNTRDYFSLFLNDIPLMDVRAPVEFDKGAFPNASNLPLINDDERHQIGICYKQKGQQAAIDLGNQLVRGQERERRMQAWRAWWQAHPHGYLYCFRGGLRSQTTQAWLREAGVDAPLVTGGYKAMRTFLLEEQEKCIAELPFEILCGRTGCAKTRVIETRSNAIDLEGLAHHRGSAFGRRPGGQPSQIDFENALAIALIKMRDRGYPTVLLEDESKLIGRCHLPFSLQDKIKSQPRIIINETLASRVQITLEDYVVGPLEEYQQHYGEQEALQRLGEELLSAMDRIKRRLGGLKHQQLRQLLEEALVVQAMSGDPELHREWIHSLLADYYDPMYDYMMSKREGKVVFEGSREEVSTFLQERHR; encoded by the coding sequence ATGCGTGACAATACTCGTGACTACTTCAGCCTGTTTCTCAACGACATCCCGTTGATGGATGTCCGTGCGCCTGTGGAATTTGACAAGGGCGCCTTCCCCAACGCCAGCAACCTGCCACTGATTAACGACGACGAACGTCACCAGATTGGTATCTGCTACAAGCAGAAGGGACAGCAGGCCGCCATTGATCTCGGTAACCAACTGGTCCGTGGACAAGAGCGTGAACGTCGCATGCAAGCCTGGCGAGCCTGGTGGCAAGCCCATCCGCACGGCTATCTCTATTGCTTCCGGGGAGGGCTGCGCAGTCAGACTACCCAGGCCTGGCTTCGCGAAGCGGGAGTCGATGCGCCGCTGGTGACCGGTGGCTACAAAGCCATGCGCACTTTCCTGCTGGAAGAGCAGGAGAAATGCATCGCCGAACTGCCATTCGAAATTCTCTGCGGTCGTACCGGCTGTGCCAAGACCCGAGTCATCGAAACCCGGAGCAATGCTATCGATCTCGAGGGCCTGGCCCACCATCGCGGCTCCGCATTCGGTCGCCGCCCCGGCGGACAGCCAAGTCAGATCGATTTCGAGAATGCGCTGGCTATTGCCCTCATCAAGATGCGTGATCGCGGCTATCCCACCGTTTTGCTGGAAGATGAAAGCAAATTGATCGGTCGCTGCCACCTGCCCTTTTCCTTGCAGGACAAAATCAAGTCTCAGCCACGGATCATCATCAACGAGACTCTGGCATCCCGGGTGCAGATCACACTGGAAGACTATGTGGTCGGTCCGCTGGAAGAGTATCAACAGCACTATGGTGAGCAGGAAGCGCTGCAACGACTGGGCGAAGAGCTCTTGTCCGCCATGGACAGAATCAAACGCCGATTGGGCGGCCTGAAGCACCAGCAGCTTCGCCAGTTACTCGAAGAGGCACTGGTTGTGCAGGCCATGAGTGGCGACCCCGAGCTCCATCGAGAATGGATTCATTCACTGTTGGCCGATTACTACGACCCCATGTACGACTACATGATGTCTAAACGCGAGGGCAAAGTAGTGTTCGAAGGCAGCCGGGAAGAAGTCTCCACCTTTCTGCAAGAGCGTCACCGCTAG